GCCGCGCCACGACGTCGGCCGAGGGCGTGAATCCGTCCTTGAAGGCCAGATAGCGGGGATCGAGGTTCACACGGTCGCGGCTCATCTCGAACCGGGGGGCGATCTCGGCCTGGATATAGCCCTCGACAGCCTCCATCCGGTCGGCCCGGTAGAGGACAATGGTGAATCCGTCCTGTTCGATCACCCGAAGGCCCCGTTCGTGATCGAAGGGTTCGGCGCGAAGATCGACCCCGAAGGCCTTGCGGGCGATCAGCTCCATGTCCTCGATCGAATACTTGTTCCAAGGGTGGGTCTGGCCGGACATCTCGTGCGGGTGATTGGCCGCGATCGCCTCGTAGTCCAGCGCGAACTGGCCCGCGAGGCTGACCCACCACGCCACAGGTTCGCGATAGCCGAAGAAGAAATGCAGCCGTCGCGAGGACGTCTCCAGACGGGCCTTGAGGATATCCTCTATGCCGATCCCCGCATCAGCCAGCACATGGCCGTTGGCGAACGCCTCATGGGTGGAGGGGTTGGTGTGGGCATGGATCACCCGATGACCGAGCCGCTGCAGCCCGTACTGGATCGATGTCGTGCTGCACTTCGGAATGCTGACGACCCAGACATCGGTCTCCATCGCCGCGTTCAGATCGCCGACATCGGGGTTCTCGAAGAGGTTGTCCCGCAGAATGGCGCGAACATCTTCGGACTGAACGTCTGGGTTGCACTCACTCATGGCGATGCCTTAACCCGTGACACCGCCTCCGCCCACCGCTATCTCGCGCCGATGGACGAATTCGAACGGCAATCCGAGGAGCGGGGCTGGGCCACGGCGAAGACGCTGGCCGAGGCGCTGCCCTATATCCAGATCTATGATCGCGAGACCGTGGTCATCAAATACGGCGGCCATGCCATGGGCGAGACGGCCGTGGCGAAACAGTTCGCGGCCGACGTCGTCCTGCTGAAGCTGATGGGGGTGAATCCGGTCGTGGTGCACGGCGGCGGGCCCCAGATCAGCGCAATGCTGGACAAGGCGGGCGTGAAGTCGAACTTCGTCGATGGCCTGCGCGTCACCGATCGCGACACGATGGCGGTGGCCGAGATGGTCCTGTCGGGCGCGGTCAACAAGGAGATCGCCCACTGGATCTCGGTCGCCGGCAAGGAGGCCGACGTGCGCGGCATCGGCCTGTCGGGCAAGGACGCCGGCCTGCTGACGGTCGAGAAGACCACCCGCACCAAGCGCGACCCCGACAGCCTGATCGAGCACGAGGTCGACCTGGGCTTCGTGGGCGAACCCACCAAGGTGGACCCCAAGCTGATCGCCGGCCTGATCGCCTCGGAGACCGACGACTGGGTGCCCGTGATCGCCCCGATCGGCGTGGCCGACGACGGCCAGACCTACAACGTCAACGCCGACACCGTGGCCGGTGCGGTGGCCGGGTCGCTGCACGCCAAGCGGATGCTGCTGCTGACCGACGTCAAGGGCGTGATGGACAGGAACGGCGACATCATCCGCCAGATGACACTGTCCGAGGCCCAGGCCCTGATCGACGACGGCACCGCCTCGGGCGGCATGATCCCCAAGCTTCAGACCGCCATGGCCGCGGTCCGGGCCGGGGTCGAGGCCGTGGTCATCCTCGACGGACGGCGACCGCACGCCATGCTGGTCGAGCTTTTCACCGAATACGGCGCGGGGACGCTGGTGAAGGCGTGAGCATCGACCTGAGCCATGTCGACACCTGGGTCTTCGACCTGGACGACACCCTGTATCCGCGCGAGCAGGGTGTGATGGGTCTGGTCCAGGGTCGGATCAACGCCTTCATGGTCGACGCCGTGGGTCTGCCCGCCGACGAGGCCCGCGTGCTGCAAAAGCAGTTCCTGAACGAGCACGGGACCACCCTGGCCGGCCTGATGGCGAACTATGCCGTCGATCCCGAGCGCTTCCTGCGCGAGGTGCACGACGTTCCGCTGGATAGCCTGGAGCCCAATCCCCGGCTCGACGCCGTCCTGGCCGGCCTACCGGGCAAGAAGTACGTGCTGACCAACGGTGCCCGCTTCCACGCGGCCCGCGTGCTGGAGCGGATCGGTATCACTGCCCGCTTCGACGGGGTCTTCGCCATCGAGGACATGGACCTGACGCCCAAGCCGGCCCCCTCCACCTATCGCCGCTTCCTCGACAGGTTCGGGGCCGATCCGCATCGCGCCGTCTTCTTCGAGGACACGCCCCGCAACCTGGCCCCCGCCAAGGCCCTGGGCATGGCGACGGTTCTGATCGGGGACGGCCATGGCCACGAGATCGGCGACTGGGTCGACGCCACCGCCCCCGACCTGCTCGACTTCCTGAACCCCCTCTCGCTGAAGGATGCCGCATGACCGACCCCGCCGCCCTCGAAGCCGCGATCGAATCCGCCTGGGAGGCGCGCACCGAGCTGACGCCCGCCACCGGCGGCGAGACCCGCAAGGCGGTCGAGACCGCCATCGCCATGCTGGATTCCGGCCAGGCGCGGGTAGCGTCCCGCGGCGAGGACGGCACCTGGACGACGCATCAGTGGCTCAAGAAGGCCGTGCTGCTGTCGTTCCGGCTGAACGACAACGAGATCATGCGGGGCGGCGATCGGGGCCTGTCCTCGCCCGCCCCGGGGGTCGGCCCCTGGTACGACAAGGTGCCGAACAAGTTCGGCGACTGGACCGGCAACGACTTCAGGGAAGCGGGCTTCCGGGCCGTGCCGGGATCGATTGTGCGCAAGGGGGCCTTCGTCGGCCGGAACGTCGTCCTGATGCCCAGCTTCGTGAACATCGGGGCCTATGTCGATGACGGCTCCATGGTCGACGGCTGGGCCACGGTCGGGTCCTGCGCCCAGATCGGCAAGAATGTGCACCTGTCGGGCGGCGTCGGCATCGGCGGGGTCCTGGAACCGCTTCAGGCCAATCCCACCATCATCGAGGACAACTGCTTCATCGGCGCGCGGTCGGAGGTGGTCGAGGGCGTGATCGTGCGCGAGGGCGCGGTCCTGGCCATGGGCGTCTACATCTCGTCCTCGACCAAGATCGTGGACCGGGCGACGGGCGAGGTCCTGCGCGGCGAGGTCCCGGCGTATTCCGTCGTGGTGCCGGGTGCCCTGCCCGACCCCAACGGAGGTCCGTCGCTGTACTGCGCCGTGATCGTCAAGCGCGTCGACGCCCAGACCCGCGCCAAGACGGCCGTCAACGAGCTGCTGCGGGACTAAGCCCTCGCTCGGCGACCGGGCGGTCTAGCCGGCGCGCGGCGTCCTGCGTCGCGGGTTCCTGACCGGACGGGCTTCGACAGGGCCTTCCCTGTCGGGTTCCTCGGCGGGGGCCGTCAGGCGAAGCCGGGTATTGCCCACCTTCAGACGACCGCCTTCCAGAGCCCGCCAGTCCGCGCCCAGCCGGACGGCCGCCTCCAGGGTGTCCAGCATGTCCGGGCCCCCGCCGGCCATCAGGACGGTCTGCAACCGCGCACAGTCGGCCAGAAGCGCCGCCGCAGCCTGCACCTCGGCGTCCCCCGAGCGGCCGATGTCCGCCAGGGTGCCATAGCGCCAGCCGGCTTCGGGAGGCCTGTCGACCAGCAGCGCCCAGCGGGCTTCCGGCGCGAGGTGGTCGCCCAGAAACGTCCACGATCGGCCCCGGGGCGCTCGCCGATAATGCCCATGGACCGTGGGCAGGCCGTGACTGGCATAGACGTCCAGTGCGGTCCGTTCGATCCGCGTCAGCAGGTCAGATCCCGGGCGCGGCACCCGCCCGACCGTCTCCCAGAGGTCGGGCTCGACCGGCCTGTCGGCCCTGGAACCGGCGCGACCGCGATACGCACCCAGGCGGCGGAACAGGTCGCGCCACATGCCGACGGTCCTTAGTTGGTGGTCAGGGTGCTCGTCACGGACAGATCGTAGACGACGCGGGTCACCTGCTGGATCAGACCGAAGAACTTGCTGACCTCGGCCGACAGGGCGCGCGGGGCATAGATGATGTCCTCGGGCTGGATCACGAACGTGCCCGCCGTGAACAGCCCCTCCCCTTCTTCCAGGTTCAGGCGATAGATGACCGGCACGCCCCGGATGGTGGCAGGCTGGGTCACGCCCAGGGCCTGGGCGACTTCCGGCCGTTCGAAGCGGAAGATCATGACGGATCGTGCATTGGCCGCACCGTCGTTCAGCCCGCCGGCCCGGCTCAGGGCGTCGGCCAGGGTGGTTTCACCGGCCGGCATGTCGACGAGGGTGATGGCGTTGACCGCACCGAACGTCCGGTAACGACGGGGCACATAGGACAGGCTGACCAGATCGCCGCGCTGTAGTCTGATGTTCTCGGCAAAATCGGAGGACACGGCCGTCAACGGGGCCGAGAACGTCTGGTCCCCACGCCGGAGGTCGACGCGGACGTCCTGGGCCGGACGGGGCGAGCCGCCTGCTGCGGCCAGCACGTCCAGAATGGTGGCGGCGTTGACCGACAGGGGCTTGCGGCCGGGGCTGCGCACCTCCCCCAGGACCGTCACGGTGTTGGAGGCGTTCTCGGACAGGACGACGCTGACCTGGGGGTTTCCGACCTTGCCGACCAGGGCGCGCCGGATGGCGGCGGCGGCCTCGCTGGTGGTCAGCCCGGCCACACGCACGGCACCGGCGTAGGGCACCGTGACCGCGCCCGCGCGGTCGACGGTGGCCGCGGGCAGGGCCTGGCCGCCGGAGCGCACGTTGGTGCTGGATCCGCCGCCGCCGAACAGCGCGCCGCTCGGTTCGAAGACCGACACGATCAGCTGGTCGCCCTCGCCGATGATGTCGACCGGCTGGGTGCTGGCGGCCGCAGCGAGAGAGCCGCCATAGGGTGCAGCCGTCGCCTTGATCCGTTCGGCCACGGCATAGTCCAGCGGCACGATCGCATAGGACGCACCGTCGGCATCCGCCATGGCCCCTTGATCGATGGCACGACCCGACGGTCCGTCACGCGGCACGGTCGAGCAGCCGCCGAGGGTGGCGAGGATCAGCACGGCAAGCACGGAGTGTTTCATGGGACCCACTTCAGACAGACACCGGGTGCTTACCGGCCTTTGGGCAGCACGACTAGAGTGCGCGCGCTTCTGGCCTCGGCGGATGACACCGCCGGAGCCATCGGGCACAAGGCGACGATGCCCGCCGACTCACCCACCACAGCGCCCGGCCTCGACGCCGCGCGCCAGACGCTGGAGCGGGTGTGGGGCCATGCGGACTTTCGCGGCCTGCAGGCCCGGGTCGTCACCGAGATCATGGCCGGCCGCGACGTTCTGGCAGTGCTGCCGACCGGCGGGGGCAAGAGCGTCTGCTACCAGATCCCGGCCATCCTGCGTCCCGGCCTGGGTCTGGTCGTGTCGCCCCTGATCGCGCTGATGACCGACCAGGTCGAGGCGCTGAAGCAGCAGGGCGTGGCTGCCGCGCGGCTGGATTCGGGCCTGTCCCTGGACGAGCGGTCCAGCGTGCTGCGCGCCGCCGGTTCCGGCGACCTGGACCTGCTGTACGTTTCGCCGGAAGGCCTGGCCTCGGGGGCCCTGCTGGACCGGTTGCGCGACCTGCCCCTGTCGCTGATCGCGATCGACGAGGCCCACTGTGTCAGCCAGTGGGGCCACGATTTCCGGCCGGACTACCGGACGCTGGGCCGGCTGTCGGAGTTCTTCCCCGGCGTGCCCCGCATCGCCGTGACGGCGACGGCCGACGCCAGGACCCGCGACGACATCCTGGCCTCCCTGCACCTGGAGCATGCGAGCGTCTTCGTCGACAGCTTCGCCCGTCCGAACCTGCAGCTGTCTGCGGTCCGCAAGGAGAGCGCCTCGCGCGCCAGAACCGACGCCCACGTCATCGAGCTGGTCCGCGCCCGGCGGGGGCAGTCGGGCGTGGTCTATTGCGGCAGCCGCGATGGCTGCGAACGCGTCGCCGACGCCCTGACCTCGGCCGGCACCAACGCCATCGCCTATCACGCCGGCATGCCGGGGCCGGAGCGCGACCGCCGTCTGGCCCGCTTCCTGGCGGAAGAGGGTGCCGTGATGGTGGCGACCATCGCCTTCGGCATGGGGGTGGACAAGGCGGACGTCCGGTTCGTCATCCACGCCGATCCGCCGGGCAGTCTCGAGGCCTACTGGCAGGAGATCGGCCGGGCGGGCCGTGACGGCGAACCGGCCGAGGGCATCACCCTGTATGGCCCGTCCGACATCGCCTGGACACTGCGCCGGCTGGAGACCCGCCCCATGGCCGAGGAGGTCAAGGCGGTCCAGACGCGGAAAGCGCGCCAGCTGTTCGCCATGCTGGACGGCGCGATCTGTCGCCCCCAGGCCGTGCGCCGCTATTTCGGCGAGACCGATGCCGGGCCGTGCGGGGTGTGCGACGTCTGCGCCGATCCGCCCGCCCTCTACGACGCCACCGTTCCCGCCCAGAAGGCCCTGGCCGCGGTGCAGCGGCTGGGCGGCCGGTTTGGACGCGGGCGGATCGTGGATCACCTGCTGGGCAAGACGAAGGATGTCCAGCCGTGGGAACAGGCCCTGTCGACCTGGGGCATCGGCAAGGACATCGCCGCCGCCGGCTGGCGCGACATCGTCGACCACCTGCTGTTCGAGGGGCTGCTGCTGGAAGACCCCAATGACGGCAAGCCGCTGGTCGGACTGGGCGATGCCGAGGCCGTGCGCGCCGTCTACAAGGGCGAGCGGTCGATCGAGGTGCGGCGCACCCCGCCCGGCTTCGAGGCGTCAAGCCGGTCGGGCAGTCCCCGGGCCCGGACCCGCAATGACCGGAACGCCGCCGTCGAGGCGCTGGACGCCGACGTGCGGGCACGGTTCGAGACGCTACGGGCCTGGCGGCGCGACCGCGCGGCCGAACAGCATGTGCCGCCCTATGTGATCTTTCAGGACAAGACCCTGCTCGAGATCGCGCAGCGTGAACCGGGGTCTCTGGACGCCCTGGCGGCGATTTCCGGCGTCGGACAGTCCAAGATCGATCGCTACGGCAAGGGCGTGCTGGAGGCCCTGACCACCGGGGTCTAGTCCAGGGCGCAGATGTCCGGCAGGCCACGCAGGGCCCCGGCATGATCGAGCCCGTATCCCACCAGGAACCGGTTCGGCGCCTCCCAGCCGACGAAATCGGGTTCGGGCGCGCGCGGCAGGGGCCAGGGCTTGCGGGCGAAGACGCAGGTCAGGACCTCGGAGGCCCCCGCCTCCCGGGCGATGCGGCCGGCTTCGGCGAGGGACAGGCCGGTGTCGAACACGTCGTCCAGGATCAGCACCTTGCGACCCAGCAGCGAGCGCTGGAACGGGGCATGGACGTCGATACGGCCCCGGCTGGCCTTGTCGTCGCCGTAGGACGCCAGCCACAGGGCGTCGAAGCGGACATTGCGCCCGACCCGCGACAGGGCCCGTGTCAGGTCGGCGGCAAACCACAGGCCCCCGGTCAGCAGGACCACGGCCACCGTCTCGTCGTCGACGGACGGGGCGATGCGGGCCGCCAGGTCGGCGACGACCCGCGCGATCTCCGCCTCGGAGAGCAGGACGGTGGGTGCCGGATCCTTGGACGTCTGCGGGAGGTCAGCCATGCGAGGCGGATACCGCCTCGGCCCCGTGCGTGTCCACGGTGTCGTGATGCTCTTCGACCACGGGCGCGGCGTCGACCGGCTGGGTATGCGCCGCCGGTGCCGCCTCGATCAGGGCCGGGCGAAGGCCATGCTCGTCGGGCGTGGGAAGCGGCCGTGACCGCGGTGGGGAGCCGTGGCCCGAAGCCGCCGCGGAGCTTTCGCCGTGACCGGCCGGTTCGGACCCGACGAAGGCCACGCCCACATCGACCCCGTGCGCGCCCGGATCCCGGATCAGGGCGGCGAAGCCCTGCACGCCGCCCGGCAGCACCGGGGCCTCCTCCAGACGGATCACGGCATGGCCGATCTCGGCCCCATGATCGTCCAGCAGGGCGACGCGAACGGCGGGGGCCACGATCTCCCGGTCGCGCACATTGCGCAGCGCTCCGGACACCACGACCGTGTCCGGGCGGTCGGGAAGGGCCTTGGCCGTCACGGCCTCGAACTCCAGGCCCACGGCGTTCACCGGCGATCCGACCATGGCGTAGGCGGCGGCGGCGCGCGGATACATCTGGACCACATCGACGCGGAACAGCCATCCCGCCCCGATCAGGCCGACGAACAGACTGGCCAGGCCGGCCCAGACCACGCCGTGGGTCGCGGCGCGCCGCAGGCGACGCTGCTGTTCGGCCCGGGCGCGGAAGGCCTTGGGCAACTCGGGGGCGGGGGTCTCGGGCGCGACGACCGGCTCCGGCTCGAAGCTGCGCGCCTCGACCGGCGGCGATGTCTCGGTGGTGAGCTCCAGCGGCTCCTCCACCGTGGCCAGCCAGACGTGGGCGCAGGACTGGCACCGGACCTTGCGGCCGGTCGGCGGAATCGCGCCGTCGGGCGTGAAATAGCTGGTGGCGCAGGACGGGCAGGTCAGTATCATGGTCGCTGACTGCGAGGCCGTCGGCCCCCTCCTGTCGGTGCGCCATGCGCTCCGATATCTAACGAAAACAATCGATGCCTCTGTCGCCCCGTCGCGCCGCCGACCCCGCCCCGTCGCCCGAAACGGTCCGCCTGTCTGCGGTCGGCTTCGGCTATGCGGAGCGGCCCGACGTGCTGCGGGACGTTAACCTCATCTTGCCGCGCGGCTCTTTCCACTTCCTTACCGGCGCGTCGGGGGCGGGAAAGTCTTCGCTGCTCAAGCTGCTGACCCTGGCCGAGGCCCCGTCATCGGGCTCGATTTCCCTGTTCGGGGACGACGTCGGCCGGATTTCGCGCGGCGACCGGCCCGCCTATCGGCGCCGGATGGGGGTGGTGTTCCAGGACTTCCGGCTGCTGGATCACCTCAGCGTCTTCGACAATGTCGCGCTGCCCCTGAGACTGCGGGGCCAGAAGCCCGCCGGCTATGCCGGAGATGTCGCCGCGATGCTGGCGTGGGTCGGCCTGTCGGACCGGGCCGACGGCCTGCCCGGTGCCCTGTCGGGCGGCGAGAAGCAGCGCCTGGCGATCGCCCGCGCCGTCATGGCGGGGCCCGAACTGATCCTGGCGGACGAACCCACCGGCAGCGTCGATCCGGCCATGGCGGAGCGGCTGCTCAAGCTGTTCCAGTCGATGAACCGGATGGGCACGACCATCCTCATCGCCAGCCACGACGAGGCGCTGGCCCGGGCGTCCGGCGCCCGTCTGCTGCGGCTGGCGGATGGCCGCGT
This DNA window, taken from Brevundimonas subvibrioides ATCC 15264, encodes the following:
- a CDS encoding phosphoribosyltransferase, encoding MADLPQTSKDPAPTVLLSEAEIARVVADLAARIAPSVDDETVAVVLLTGGLWFAADLTRALSRVGRNVRFDALWLASYGDDKASRGRIDVHAPFQRSLLGRKVLILDDVFDTGLSLAEAGRIAREAGASEVLTCVFARKPWPLPRAPEPDFVGWEAPNRFLVGYGLDHAGALRGLPDICALD
- the recQ gene encoding DNA helicase RecQ gives rise to the protein MPADSPTTAPGLDAARQTLERVWGHADFRGLQARVVTEIMAGRDVLAVLPTGGGKSVCYQIPAILRPGLGLVVSPLIALMTDQVEALKQQGVAAARLDSGLSLDERSSVLRAAGSGDLDLLYVSPEGLASGALLDRLRDLPLSLIAIDEAHCVSQWGHDFRPDYRTLGRLSEFFPGVPRIAVTATADARTRDDILASLHLEHASVFVDSFARPNLQLSAVRKESASRARTDAHVIELVRARRGQSGVVYCGSRDGCERVADALTSAGTNAIAYHAGMPGPERDRRLARFLAEEGAVMVATIAFGMGVDKADVRFVIHADPPGSLEAYWQEIGRAGRDGEPAEGITLYGPSDIAWTLRRLETRPMAEEVKAVQTRKARQLFAMLDGAICRPQAVRRYFGETDAGPCGVCDVCADPPALYDATVPAQKALAAVQRLGGRFGRGRIVDHLLGKTKDVQPWEQALSTWGIGKDIAAAGWRDIVDHLLFEGLLLEDPNDGKPLVGLGDAEAVRAVYKGERSIEVRRTPPGFEASSRSGSPRARTRNDRNAAVEALDADVRARFETLRAWRRDRAAEQHVPPYVIFQDKTLLEIAQREPGSLDALAAISGVGQSKIDRYGKGVLEALTTGV
- the argB gene encoding acetylglutamate kinase, with protein sequence MDEFERQSEERGWATAKTLAEALPYIQIYDRETVVIKYGGHAMGETAVAKQFAADVVLLKLMGVNPVVVHGGGPQISAMLDKAGVKSNFVDGLRVTDRDTMAVAEMVLSGAVNKEIAHWISVAGKEADVRGIGLSGKDAGLLTVEKTTRTKRDPDSLIEHEVDLGFVGEPTKVDPKLIAGLIASETDDWVPVIAPIGVADDGQTYNVNADTVAGAVAGSLHAKRMLLLTDVKGVMDRNGDIIRQMTLSEAQALIDDGTASGGMIPKLQTAMAAVRAGVEAVVILDGRRPHAMLVELFTEYGAGTLVKA
- a CDS encoding pyrimidine 5'-nucleotidase; this encodes MSIDLSHVDTWVFDLDDTLYPREQGVMGLVQGRINAFMVDAVGLPADEARVLQKQFLNEHGTTLAGLMANYAVDPERFLREVHDVPLDSLEPNPRLDAVLAGLPGKKYVLTNGARFHAARVLERIGITARFDGVFAIEDMDLTPKPAPSTYRRFLDRFGADPHRAVFFEDTPRNLAPAKALGMATVLIGDGHGHEIGDWVDATAPDLLDFLNPLSLKDAA
- a CDS encoding cell division ATP-binding protein FtsE, which codes for MPLSPRRAADPAPSPETVRLSAVGFGYAERPDVLRDVNLILPRGSFHFLTGASGAGKSSLLKLLTLAEAPSSGSISLFGDDVGRISRGDRPAYRRRMGVVFQDFRLLDHLSVFDNVALPLRLRGQKPAGYAGDVAAMLAWVGLSDRADGLPGALSGGEKQRLAIARAVMAGPELILADEPTGSVDPAMAERLLKLFQSMNRMGTTILIASHDEALARASGARLLRLADGRVTAVKP
- the dapD gene encoding 2,3,4,5-tetrahydropyridine-2,6-dicarboxylate N-succinyltransferase, producing the protein MTDPAALEAAIESAWEARTELTPATGGETRKAVETAIAMLDSGQARVASRGEDGTWTTHQWLKKAVLLSFRLNDNEIMRGGDRGLSSPAPGVGPWYDKVPNKFGDWTGNDFREAGFRAVPGSIVRKGAFVGRNVVLMPSFVNIGAYVDDGSMVDGWATVGSCAQIGKNVHLSGGVGIGGVLEPLQANPTIIEDNCFIGARSEVVEGVIVREGAVLAMGVYISSSTKIVDRATGEVLRGEVPAYSVVVPGALPDPNGGPSLYCAVIVKRVDAQTRAKTAVNELLRD
- a CDS encoding polysaccharide biosynthesis/export family protein, translating into MKHSVLAVLILATLGGCSTVPRDGPSGRAIDQGAMADADGASYAIVPLDYAVAERIKATAAPYGGSLAAAASTQPVDIIGEGDQLIVSVFEPSGALFGGGGSSTNVRSGGQALPAATVDRAGAVTVPYAGAVRVAGLTTSEAAAAIRRALVGKVGNPQVSVVLSENASNTVTVLGEVRSPGRKPLSVNAATILDVLAAAGGSPRPAQDVRVDLRRGDQTFSAPLTAVSSDFAENIRLQRGDLVSLSYVPRRYRTFGAVNAITLVDMPAGETTLADALSRAGGLNDGAANARSVMIFRFERPEVAQALGVTQPATIRGVPVIYRLNLEEGEGLFTAGTFVIQPEDIIYAPRALSAEVSKFFGLIQQVTRVVYDLSVTSTLTTN
- a CDS encoding MJ0042-type zinc finger domain-containing protein; translation: MILTCPSCATSYFTPDGAIPPTGRKVRCQSCAHVWLATVEEPLELTTETSPPVEARSFEPEPVVAPETPAPELPKAFRARAEQQRRLRRAATHGVVWAGLASLFVGLIGAGWLFRVDVVQMYPRAAAAYAMVGSPVNAVGLEFEAVTAKALPDRPDTVVVSGALRNVRDREIVAPAVRVALLDDHGAEIGHAVIRLEEAPVLPGGVQGFAALIRDPGAHGVDVGVAFVGSEPAGHGESSAAASGHGSPPRSRPLPTPDEHGLRPALIEAAPAAHTQPVDAAPVVEEHHDTVDTHGAEAVSASHG